A portion of the Pangasianodon hypophthalmus isolate fPanHyp1 chromosome 20, fPanHyp1.pri, whole genome shotgun sequence genome contains these proteins:
- the LOC117596717 gene encoding inactive histone-lysine N-methyltransferase 2E-like isoform X6, giving the protein MSFMSRVSVCGRSFSMCSASSCGTHNTSIFKKQRPVYRLCEMKLRRRRRDNPKQEAEYFTSAAKDKEGFDVKYINSFIGRGVFSCVHFDKGDFLLEYRGQLINKAECERRQKLYHDAMKAFMYEFRFNGRLLCVDASREDGSLGRLVNDDHISPNSKMKIITVEGKPHLCLFATRSIDPGEEITYDYGNSELPWRNKIVAEEHQLPPEENSTMALSEARRVKDNQSLSQHQAVSEADPFTPVTEDTQATINQTEQNIAGAVTEVTSELTSVMDKLETDVPGGETEKNIAGAVTEVTSELTSVMDKLETDVPGGETEKNTAGTITEVTTVLTTIKDQMESEVPRKETEKITIVKEQSGPEEKDTIAPSEKTEKNCKHEMVLATVSSMNKCAACVGPVASLKWIGLRCKVCNCFWHKSCFVKLRKNESESLSWRCRRITHQKKPKLDVLWCRTIL; this is encoded by the exons ATGTCATTCATGTCACGTGTCTCGGTTTGTGGGCGGAGTTTCTCTATGTGCAGCGCGTCATCATGCGGAACTCATAATACgtcaatctttaaaaaacag CGCCCGGTGTACAGACTGTGTGAGATgaagctgaggaggaggaggagagacaatCCCAAACAGGAGGCTGAATATTTCACATCTGCTGCCAAAGACAAGGAGGGATTTgatgtgaaatatataaattcatttatag GACGTGGAGTATTCagttgtgttcattttgataaGGGAGATTTTCTTTTGGAGTACAGAGGACAACTCATAAACAAAGCTGAATGTGAACGACGACAGAAGTTATATCACGATGCCATGAAAGCGTTCATGTATGAATTCCGTTTCAATGGAAGACTCTTATG TGTCGATGCTTCCAGAGAAGATGGTTCCCTTGGGAGACTTGTCAATGATGACCACATCAgcccaaacagcaaaatgaaaataatcactgtagaGGGAAAGCctcatctgtgtttatttgcgACTAGGAGCATCGACCCTGGAGAAGAAATCACATACGACTATGGCAATTCTGAGTTGCCTTGGAGAAATAAG ATTGTAGCTGAAGAACACCAACTGCCACCAGAGGAAAACAGCACTATGGCATTGAGTGAGGCCAGGAGGGTGAAAGACAATCAGTCTCTGTCACAGCACCAG GCTGTTTCTGAGGCAGACCCCTTTACCCCTGTGACCGAAGATACCCAGGCAACCATCAACCAAACAGAACAG aaTATAGCTGGAGCCGTCACTGAGGTTACGTCAGAGCTGACGTCTGTGATGGACAAGTTGGAGACTGATGTTCCgggtggagagacagaaaag aatatagctggagccgtcactgaggttacatcagagctgacgtctgtgatggacaagttggagactgatgttccaggaggagagacagaaaag aatacAGCTGGAACCATTACTGAGGTTACAACAGTGCTGACGACTATAAAGGACCAGATGGAGTCTGAGGTTCCAAGaaaggagacagaaaag ATTACCATTGTGAAGGAGCAATCTGGGCCTGAGGAAAAAGATACAATAGCACCaagtgagaaaacagaaaaa AATTGTAAACATGAAATGGTCCTCGCAACTGTTTCGAGCATGAACAAATGTGCAGCATGTGTTGGACCTGTAGCATCACTCAAATGGATTGGTCTGAGATGCAAAG tcTGCAATTGTTTTTGGCACAAGTCCTGCTTTGTAAAACTTAGAAAGAATGAGAGCGAGTCATTATCATGG CGATGCAGAAGGATCACCCACCAAAAGAAGCCAAAGCTGGATGTTCTG TGGTGCAGGACAATACTGTAG
- the LOC117596717 gene encoding inactive histone-lysine N-methyltransferase 2E-like isoform X5, whose product MSFMSRVSVCGRSFSMCSASSCGTHNTSIFKKQRPVYRLCEMKLRRRRRDNPKQEAEYFTSAAKDKEGFDVKYINSFIGRGVFSCVHFDKGDFLLEYRGQLINKAECERRQKLYHDAMKAFMYEFRFNGRLLCVDASREDGSLGRLVNDDHISPNSKMKIITVEGKPHLCLFATRSIDPGEEITYDYGNSELPWRNKIVAEEHQLPPEENSTMALSEARRVKDNQSLSQHQAVSEADPFTPVTEDTQATINQTEQNIAGAVTEVTSELTSVMDKLETDVPGGETEKNIAGAVTEVTSELTSVMDKLETDVPGGETEKNTAGTITEVTTVLTTIKDQMESEVPRKETEKITIVKEQSGPEEKDTIAPSEKTEKNCKHEMVLATVSSMNKCAACVGPVASLKWIGLRCKVCNCFWHKSCFVKLRKNESESLSWRCRRITHQKKPKLDVLQWCRTIL is encoded by the exons ATGTCATTCATGTCACGTGTCTCGGTTTGTGGGCGGAGTTTCTCTATGTGCAGCGCGTCATCATGCGGAACTCATAATACgtcaatctttaaaaaacag CGCCCGGTGTACAGACTGTGTGAGATgaagctgaggaggaggaggagagacaatCCCAAACAGGAGGCTGAATATTTCACATCTGCTGCCAAAGACAAGGAGGGATTTgatgtgaaatatataaattcatttatag GACGTGGAGTATTCagttgtgttcattttgataaGGGAGATTTTCTTTTGGAGTACAGAGGACAACTCATAAACAAAGCTGAATGTGAACGACGACAGAAGTTATATCACGATGCCATGAAAGCGTTCATGTATGAATTCCGTTTCAATGGAAGACTCTTATG TGTCGATGCTTCCAGAGAAGATGGTTCCCTTGGGAGACTTGTCAATGATGACCACATCAgcccaaacagcaaaatgaaaataatcactgtagaGGGAAAGCctcatctgtgtttatttgcgACTAGGAGCATCGACCCTGGAGAAGAAATCACATACGACTATGGCAATTCTGAGTTGCCTTGGAGAAATAAG ATTGTAGCTGAAGAACACCAACTGCCACCAGAGGAAAACAGCACTATGGCATTGAGTGAGGCCAGGAGGGTGAAAGACAATCAGTCTCTGTCACAGCACCAG GCTGTTTCTGAGGCAGACCCCTTTACCCCTGTGACCGAAGATACCCAGGCAACCATCAACCAAACAGAACAG aaTATAGCTGGAGCCGTCACTGAGGTTACGTCAGAGCTGACGTCTGTGATGGACAAGTTGGAGACTGATGTTCCgggtggagagacagaaaag aatatagctggagccgtcactgaggttacatcagagctgacgtctgtgatggacaagttggagactgatgttccaggaggagagacagaaaag aatacAGCTGGAACCATTACTGAGGTTACAACAGTGCTGACGACTATAAAGGACCAGATGGAGTCTGAGGTTCCAAGaaaggagacagaaaag ATTACCATTGTGAAGGAGCAATCTGGGCCTGAGGAAAAAGATACAATAGCACCaagtgagaaaacagaaaaa AATTGTAAACATGAAATGGTCCTCGCAACTGTTTCGAGCATGAACAAATGTGCAGCATGTGTTGGACCTGTAGCATCACTCAAATGGATTGGTCTGAGATGCAAAG tcTGCAATTGTTTTTGGCACAAGTCCTGCTTTGTAAAACTTAGAAAGAATGAGAGCGAGTCATTATCATGG CGATGCAGAAGGATCACCCACCAAAAGAAGCCAAAGCTGGATGTTCTG cagTGGTGCAGGACAATACTGTAG
- the LOC117596717 gene encoding inactive histone-lysine N-methyltransferase 2E-like isoform X4 produces the protein MSFMSRVSVCGRSFSMCSASSCGTHNTSIFKKQRPVYRLCEMKLRRRRRDNPKQEAEYFTSAAKDKEGFDVKYINSFIGRGVFSCVHFDKGDFLLEYRGQLINKAECERRQKLYHDAMKAFMYEFRFNGRLLCVDASREDGSLGRLVNDDHISPNSKMKIITVEGKPHLCLFATRSIDPGEEITYDYGNSELPWRNKIVAEEHQLPPEENSTMALSEARRVKDNQSLSQHQAVSEADPFTPVTEDTQATINQTEQNIAGAVTEVTSELTSVMDKLETDVPGGETEKNIAGAVTEVTSELTSVMDKLETDVPGGETEKNTAGTITEVTTVLTTIKDQMESEVPRKETEKITIVKEQSGPEEKDTIAPSEKTEKNCKHEMVLATVSSMNKCAACVGPVASLKWIGLRCKVCNCFWHKSCFVKLRKNESESLSWIISTLMAVMEVNLRMALKVRMWMCL, from the exons ATGTCATTCATGTCACGTGTCTCGGTTTGTGGGCGGAGTTTCTCTATGTGCAGCGCGTCATCATGCGGAACTCATAATACgtcaatctttaaaaaacag CGCCCGGTGTACAGACTGTGTGAGATgaagctgaggaggaggaggagagacaatCCCAAACAGGAGGCTGAATATTTCACATCTGCTGCCAAAGACAAGGAGGGATTTgatgtgaaatatataaattcatttatag GACGTGGAGTATTCagttgtgttcattttgataaGGGAGATTTTCTTTTGGAGTACAGAGGACAACTCATAAACAAAGCTGAATGTGAACGACGACAGAAGTTATATCACGATGCCATGAAAGCGTTCATGTATGAATTCCGTTTCAATGGAAGACTCTTATG TGTCGATGCTTCCAGAGAAGATGGTTCCCTTGGGAGACTTGTCAATGATGACCACATCAgcccaaacagcaaaatgaaaataatcactgtagaGGGAAAGCctcatctgtgtttatttgcgACTAGGAGCATCGACCCTGGAGAAGAAATCACATACGACTATGGCAATTCTGAGTTGCCTTGGAGAAATAAG ATTGTAGCTGAAGAACACCAACTGCCACCAGAGGAAAACAGCACTATGGCATTGAGTGAGGCCAGGAGGGTGAAAGACAATCAGTCTCTGTCACAGCACCAG GCTGTTTCTGAGGCAGACCCCTTTACCCCTGTGACCGAAGATACCCAGGCAACCATCAACCAAACAGAACAG aaTATAGCTGGAGCCGTCACTGAGGTTACGTCAGAGCTGACGTCTGTGATGGACAAGTTGGAGACTGATGTTCCgggtggagagacagaaaag aatatagctggagccgtcactgaggttacatcagagctgacgtctgtgatggacaagttggagactgatgttccaggaggagagacagaaaag aatacAGCTGGAACCATTACTGAGGTTACAACAGTGCTGACGACTATAAAGGACCAGATGGAGTCTGAGGTTCCAAGaaaggagacagaaaag ATTACCATTGTGAAGGAGCAATCTGGGCCTGAGGAAAAAGATACAATAGCACCaagtgagaaaacagaaaaa AATTGTAAACATGAAATGGTCCTCGCAACTGTTTCGAGCATGAACAAATGTGCAGCATGTGTTGGACCTGTAGCATCACTCAAATGGATTGGTCTGAGATGCAAAG tcTGCAATTGTTTTTGGCACAAGTCCTGCTTTGTAAAACTTAGAAAGAATGAGAGCGAGTCATTATCATGG ATCATATCAACACTGATGGCAGTGATGGAAGTGAATCTGAGAATGGCACTGAAAGTGAGAATGTGGATGTGTCTATGA
- the LOC117596717 gene encoding inactive histone-lysine N-methyltransferase 2E-like isoform X3 — protein sequence MSFMSRVSVCGRSFSMCSASSCGTHNTSIFKKQRPVYRLCEMKLRRRRRDNPKQEAEYFTSAAKDKEGFDVKYINSFIGRGVFSCVHFDKGDFLLEYRGQLINKAECERRQKLYHDAMKAFMYEFRFNGRLLCVDASREDGSLGRLVNDDHISPNSKMKIITVEGKPHLCLFATRSIDPGEEITYDYGNSELPWRNKIVAEEHQLPPEENSTMALSEARRVKDNQSLSQHQAVSEADPFTPVTEDTQATINQTEQNIAGAVTEVTSELTSVMDKLETDVPGGETEKNIAGAVTEVTSELTSVMDKLETDVPGGETEKNTAGTITEVTTVLTTIKDQMESEVPRKETEKITIVKEQSGPEEKDTIAPSEKTEKNCKHEMVLATVSSMNKCAACVGPVASLKWIGLRCKVCNCFWHKSCFVKLRKNESESLSWVSAFIIHYINFSHLQVQFLVIVCFLVLESKFW from the exons ATGTCATTCATGTCACGTGTCTCGGTTTGTGGGCGGAGTTTCTCTATGTGCAGCGCGTCATCATGCGGAACTCATAATACgtcaatctttaaaaaacag CGCCCGGTGTACAGACTGTGTGAGATgaagctgaggaggaggaggagagacaatCCCAAACAGGAGGCTGAATATTTCACATCTGCTGCCAAAGACAAGGAGGGATTTgatgtgaaatatataaattcatttatag GACGTGGAGTATTCagttgtgttcattttgataaGGGAGATTTTCTTTTGGAGTACAGAGGACAACTCATAAACAAAGCTGAATGTGAACGACGACAGAAGTTATATCACGATGCCATGAAAGCGTTCATGTATGAATTCCGTTTCAATGGAAGACTCTTATG TGTCGATGCTTCCAGAGAAGATGGTTCCCTTGGGAGACTTGTCAATGATGACCACATCAgcccaaacagcaaaatgaaaataatcactgtagaGGGAAAGCctcatctgtgtttatttgcgACTAGGAGCATCGACCCTGGAGAAGAAATCACATACGACTATGGCAATTCTGAGTTGCCTTGGAGAAATAAG ATTGTAGCTGAAGAACACCAACTGCCACCAGAGGAAAACAGCACTATGGCATTGAGTGAGGCCAGGAGGGTGAAAGACAATCAGTCTCTGTCACAGCACCAG GCTGTTTCTGAGGCAGACCCCTTTACCCCTGTGACCGAAGATACCCAGGCAACCATCAACCAAACAGAACAG aaTATAGCTGGAGCCGTCACTGAGGTTACGTCAGAGCTGACGTCTGTGATGGACAAGTTGGAGACTGATGTTCCgggtggagagacagaaaag aatatagctggagccgtcactgaggttacatcagagctgacgtctgtgatggacaagttggagactgatgttccaggaggagagacagaaaag aatacAGCTGGAACCATTACTGAGGTTACAACAGTGCTGACGACTATAAAGGACCAGATGGAGTCTGAGGTTCCAAGaaaggagacagaaaag ATTACCATTGTGAAGGAGCAATCTGGGCCTGAGGAAAAAGATACAATAGCACCaagtgagaaaacagaaaaa AATTGTAAACATGAAATGGTCCTCGCAACTGTTTCGAGCATGAACAAATGTGCAGCATGTGTTGGACCTGTAGCATCACTCAAATGGATTGGTCTGAGATGCAAAG tcTGCAATTGTTTTTGGCACAAGTCCTGCTTTGTAAAACTTAGAAAGAATGAGAGCGAGTCATTATCATGGGTGAGtgcatttataattcattatataaattttagtcATTTGCAAGTGCAATTTCTAGTGATCGTTTGTTTTCTGGTACTAGAGAGTAAGTTCTGGTGA
- the LOC117596717 gene encoding inactive histone-lysine N-methyltransferase 2E-like isoform X7, translating into MEPSRPVYRLCEMKLRRRRRDNPKQEAEYFTSAAKDKEGFDVKYINSFIGRGVFSCVHFDKGDFLLEYRGQLINKAECERRQKLYHDAMKAFMYEFRFNGRLLCVDASREDGSLGRLVNDDHISPNSKMKIITVEGKPHLCLFATRSIDPGEEITYDYGNSELPWRNKIVAEEHQLPPEENSTMALSEARRVKDNQSLSQHQAVSEADPFTPVTEDTQATINQTEQNIAGAVTEVTSELTSVMDKLETDVPGGETEKNIAGAVTEVTSELTSVMDKLETDVPGGETEKNTAGTITEVTTVLTTIKDQMESEVPRKETEKITIVKEQSGPEEKDTIAPSEKTEKNCKHEMVLATVSSMNKCAACVGPVASLKWIGLRCKVCNCFWHKSCFVKLRKNESESLSWVSAFIIHYINFSHLQVQFLVIVCFLVLESKFW; encoded by the exons ATGGAGCCCTCG CGCCCGGTGTACAGACTGTGTGAGATgaagctgaggaggaggaggagagacaatCCCAAACAGGAGGCTGAATATTTCACATCTGCTGCCAAAGACAAGGAGGGATTTgatgtgaaatatataaattcatttatag GACGTGGAGTATTCagttgtgttcattttgataaGGGAGATTTTCTTTTGGAGTACAGAGGACAACTCATAAACAAAGCTGAATGTGAACGACGACAGAAGTTATATCACGATGCCATGAAAGCGTTCATGTATGAATTCCGTTTCAATGGAAGACTCTTATG TGTCGATGCTTCCAGAGAAGATGGTTCCCTTGGGAGACTTGTCAATGATGACCACATCAgcccaaacagcaaaatgaaaataatcactgtagaGGGAAAGCctcatctgtgtttatttgcgACTAGGAGCATCGACCCTGGAGAAGAAATCACATACGACTATGGCAATTCTGAGTTGCCTTGGAGAAATAAG ATTGTAGCTGAAGAACACCAACTGCCACCAGAGGAAAACAGCACTATGGCATTGAGTGAGGCCAGGAGGGTGAAAGACAATCAGTCTCTGTCACAGCACCAG GCTGTTTCTGAGGCAGACCCCTTTACCCCTGTGACCGAAGATACCCAGGCAACCATCAACCAAACAGAACAG aaTATAGCTGGAGCCGTCACTGAGGTTACGTCAGAGCTGACGTCTGTGATGGACAAGTTGGAGACTGATGTTCCgggtggagagacagaaaag aatatagctggagccgtcactgaggttacatcagagctgacgtctgtgatggacaagttggagactgatgttccaggaggagagacagaaaag aatacAGCTGGAACCATTACTGAGGTTACAACAGTGCTGACGACTATAAAGGACCAGATGGAGTCTGAGGTTCCAAGaaaggagacagaaaag ATTACCATTGTGAAGGAGCAATCTGGGCCTGAGGAAAAAGATACAATAGCACCaagtgagaaaacagaaaaa AATTGTAAACATGAAATGGTCCTCGCAACTGTTTCGAGCATGAACAAATGTGCAGCATGTGTTGGACCTGTAGCATCACTCAAATGGATTGGTCTGAGATGCAAAG tcTGCAATTGTTTTTGGCACAAGTCCTGCTTTGTAAAACTTAGAAAGAATGAGAGCGAGTCATTATCATGGGTGAGtgcatttataattcattatataaattttagtcATTTGCAAGTGCAATTTCTAGTGATCGTTTGTTTTCTGGTACTAGAGAGTAAGTTCTGGTGA
- the LOC117596717 gene encoding uncharacterized protein LOC117596717 isoform X1, which produces MEKRKAIYSQIAKLNPEGGSKGKVCVKAREEVGLLYEEQLTDVDYDSEASYTQTSDNLSSKVQGKQVSETYRTSKVAVLGSASDSLMLPTTVTGTSASQQLLEVREGAGGSDLLGDVEESLMAEGKAKVDGAEECLQSSVISCTENKKNYCYICGKPQSKISRLLKTHMAEGEVAKALSMPKNSKERKVLLQNLRNKGNYQHNSDVVQKGTGMLKVKRRPTRICDSKEFVHCMYCKAMFVRKDLWRHARRCSLKPGELNEHHGRARVLGLAALAESTFPHQISPGVWKLLSAMKEDDVASVVRNDFCILQLAQSFFNKHGNDSTKYEYIRQKLREIGRFLLTLRSNSHIHSLEEAVKPANFPSVVQAVKTVSGYDEEMNCYQTPSLALKLGHTLQKVCEIIHCRALMAEDEEQIKSTETFKKLYTSKWSELISHNALNSLSEAKFNKPLTLPFTHDVQLLHKHLETIADASSENLKKAPSPQIYAELAKTTLARIILFNRRRAGEVSKMQTKSFQERDNTHLHEDVAVGLSKFEQKLCSHFSRVEIRGKRGRKVAVLLTPNMVDALTLLVSKRKECGVLDSNSFLFARPNCQSPYRGQDCLRLYASHCGAQNPEHLRSTHLRKHVATLSQILNLKNNELDQVADFLGHDIRVHREYYRLPEATTQLAKISKLLLAMEKGVLPELQGKSLDDIEIEDHINTDGSDGSESENGTESENVDVSMSAPVQIAMQKDHPPKEAKAGCSAVVQDNTVAETERTRKRSRKTVRTQWSKREVMAVMKHFKSHITTGKLATMAECLQCKAAEDPVLAGRTAQNIRDFVRNRGITFKRKSQCN; this is translated from the exons ATGGAGAAACGAAAGGCTATTTATTCCCAGATTGCCAAGTTGAATCCTGAAGGTGGAAGCAAGGGCAAAGTGTGTGTTAAGGCCAGAGAAGAAGTTGGTTTACTTTATGAGGAGCAGTTGACTGATGTAGACTATGACAGTGAAGCGAGCTATACACAAACCTCAGATAATCTTTCAAGCAAAGTTCAGGGTAAGCAAGTGTCTGAGACCTACAGAACATCAAAAGTTGCAGTTTTAGGCAGTGCATCAGACAGTTTAATGCTGCCAACAACAGTCACTGGAACATCTGCAAGCCAGCAACTGTTGGAAGTAAGAGAGGGAGCTGGTGGAAGTGATTTACTTGGAGATGTTGAGGAATCATTAATGGCAGAGGGCAAGGCTAAAGTGGATGGAGCTGAGGAGTGTCTTCAGTCATCTGTAATTTCTTgtactgaaaataagaaaaactacTGTTATATTTGTGGGAAACCACAGTCAAAAATCTCTCGTCTTCTGAAAACACATATGGCAGAAGGTGAAGTTGCAAAAGCACTGTCAATGCCAAAGAACTCAAAAGAACGTAAAGTATTGCTGCAGAACCTTAGAAACAAGGGCAACTATCAGCATAATTCCGATGTTGTACAGAAAGGAACTGGGATGCTCAAAGTCAAACGAAGACCAACCAGAATTTGCGATTCCAAAGAGTTTGTGCATTGCATGTACTGCAAAGCGATGTTTGTCCGTAAAGACCTATGGCGACATGCAAGAAGATGTTCTTTAAAGCCAGGAGAACTAAATGAACACCACGGTAGGGCCAGGGTTTTGGGTTTGGCAGCCTTGGCAGAGTCTACATTCCCACACCAGATATCGCCTGGGGTTTGGAAGCTTTTAAGTGCAATGAAAGAAGATGACGTTGCCTCTGTAGTACGCAATGACTTCTGCATTCTTCAGCTAGCACAGTCTTTCTTCAATAAACATGGAAATGACTCtaccaaatatgaatatattcgACAAAAGCTTCGTGAAATTGGAAGATTTTTGTTAACTCTACGCAGCAATTCTCACATACACAGCCTTGAGGAAGCTGTAAAACCTGCCAACTTTCCAAGTGTTGTTCAAGCTGTCAAAACAGTGTCTGGCTATGATGAAGAAATGAACTGCTACCAAACTCCTAGCCTAGCATTAAAACTGGGGCACACCTTACAAAAGGTATGTGAGATCATCCATTGTAGAGCTTTAATGGCAGAGGATGAAGAGCAAATCAAGTCAACTGAAACATTCAAAAAACTGTATACCAGCAAGTGGTCAGAGCTCATCTCCCACAATGCTTTAAACTCACTGAGTGAAGCAAAATTTAACAAGCCATTAACGCTGCCATTTACCCATGATGTTCAGCTGCTTCATAAACACCTGGAAACAATTGCAGATGCATCATCCGAAAACTTGAAGAAGGCACCATCGCCACAAATCTATGCAGAACTTGCTAAAACCACACTTGCAAGAATAATTCTTTTTAATCGAAGACGTGCTGGGGAAGTCTCCAAAATGCAGACAAAAAGCTTCCAAGAAAGAGATAACACGCATCTTCATGAAGATGTTGCAGTGGGCCTTTCTAAATTTGAACAGAAACTTTGCAGCCACTTCAGCAGGGTTGAGATCAGGGGTAAAAGGGGGAGGAAAGTCGCTGTGCTTCTTACACCAAACATGGTGGATGCACTCACACTTTTGGTCAGTAAAAGAAAGGAATGTGGGGTACTGGATTCCAATTCCTTCTTGTTTGCCAGACCCAACTGCCAAAGCCCTTACAGGGGCCAGGACTGCCTGCGACTCTATGCATCTCATTGTGGTGCTCAAAATCCAGAACATCTTAGGTCAACACATTTGCGTAAACATGTGGCCACTCTCTCACAAATTCTTAACCTAAAAAACAATGAATTGGATCAAGTTGCAGACTTCTTGGGACATGACATCCGTGTACATCGTGAATACTACAGGCTCCCAGAAGCAACAactcagctagctaaaataTCAAAACTCCTACTGGCCATGGAAAAAGGGGTTCTTCCTGAACTTCAAGGCAAATCACTTGATGACATTGAAATTGAAG ATCATATCAACACTGATGGCAGTGATGGAAGTGAATCTGAGAATGGCACTGAAAGTGAGAATGTGGATGTGTCTATGAGTGCACCAGTGCAGATTG CGATGCAGAAGGATCACCCACCAAAAGAAGCCAAAGCTGGATGTTCTG cagTGGTGCAGGACAATACTGTAGCAGAGACTGAACGCACTAGAAAGAGGTCTAGAAAGACGGTACGAACACAGTGGTCTAAACGTGAGGTCATGGCTGTCATGAAACACTTCAAGTCTCATATAACCACAGGAAAACTGGCCACGATGGCAGAGTGTCTGCAGTGCAAGGCTGCTGAGGATCCTGTGCTGGCAGGCCGTACAGCACAAAATATACGAGATTTTGTTCGAAACAGGGGAATAACTTTTAAAAGGAAATCCCAATGTAATTGA